In Anaerolineae bacterium, one genomic interval encodes:
- a CDS encoding divalent-cation tolerance protein CutA, producing MSSDYVVVLSNAGSQEEAERIAGTLVQEFLAACVNIVPRVRSVYRWQGQIEWAEEWMMVMKTRRSLAEALIRRLRQLHSYELPEAIVLPIDGGLAEYLDWIRSNVEEGWHDLP from the coding sequence ATGAGCAGTGATTATGTGGTGGTGCTGTCCAATGCCGGCTCCCAGGAGGAGGCGGAGCGCATTGCCGGCACCCTGGTCCAAGAGTTCTTGGCCGCCTGTGTGAACATCGTGCCGCGCGTGCGCTCGGTATACCGCTGGCAGGGACAGATCGAATGGGCGGAGGAATGGATGATGGTGATGAAGACGCGGCGCTCCCTGGCCGAGGCGCTCATCCGCCGGCTCCGCCAACTGCACAGCTACGAGCTTCCTGAGGCTATCGTCCTGCCCATTGATGGCGGCCTGGCGGAATATCTCGACTGGATCCGCTCCAATGTCGAGGAAGGCTGGCATGACCTACCCTGA
- a CDS encoding DUF3795 domain-containing protein, which produces MSEADIWRRRFAAACGEYCGSCGPVSAGICRGCAYQLGLTPAGEECRIFFCAVVEHGLEHCGLCPDFPCPLFLSSAEPAIVERRVQALRRRAAIGTERWLDEQERMEDKDHEQ; this is translated from the coding sequence ATGTCCGAGGCCGATATCTGGCGCCGGCGGTTCGCGGCGGCCTGCGGCGAGTACTGCGGAAGCTGTGGGCCGGTCTCTGCCGGCATCTGCCGGGGTTGCGCCTATCAACTGGGTCTCACGCCGGCCGGCGAGGAATGCCGCATCTTCTTCTGCGCGGTCGTGGAGCACGGTCTGGAACACTGTGGGCTGTGCCCCGATTTTCCCTGTCCCCTGTTCCTTTCCAGCGCGGAGCCGGCGATAGTGGAGCGGCGGGTGCAGGCGTTACGCCGGCGCGCCGCCATCGGCACCGAGCGCTGGCTGGATGAGCAGGAACGGATGGAGGATAAAGACCATGAGCAGTGA